A genomic stretch from Aedes albopictus strain Foshan chromosome 2, AalbF5, whole genome shotgun sequence includes:
- the LOC109429382 gene encoding deoxyuridine 5'-triphosphate nucleotidohydrolase-like — translation MKPELKSVLRFAKLTDQAFAPSKGSVKAAGFDLKSAYEYTVPARGKQLVMTDIQVQLPEGCYGRVAPRSGLAVKNFIDVGAGVVDEDYRGNLGVVLFNHSDNEFKVARGDRIAQFICERIFYPELEEVSSLTETERGCGGFGSTGTQ, via the exons ATGAAGCCAGAACTAAAATCCGTTCTCCGTTTCGCCAAGCTTACGGATCAAGCCTTTGCCCCCTCGAAAGGATCGGTCAAGGCCGCCGGTTTCGATCTCAAAAG CGCGTACGAGTACACGGTTCCGGCGCGCGGCAAGCAGCTGGTCATGACCGACATTCAGGTGCAGCTTCCGGAGGGGTGCTACGGGCGTGTTGCTCCCCGATCCGGATTGGCCGTGAAGAACTTCATCGATGTGGGCGCCGGCGTCGTCGATGAGGACTACCGTGGCAATCTGGGTGTGGTGCTGTTCAACCATTCGGACAACGAATTCAAAGTGGCCCGGGGTGATCGAATTGCGCAGTTTATCTGCGAGCGAATCTTCTACCCGGAGCTGGAGGAGGTTAGCAGTTTGACGGAAACGGAACGGGGCTGTGGCGGGTTTGGTTCTACGGGAACGCAATGA